Proteins from a single region of Bartonella sp. M0283:
- a CDS encoding PAS domain-containing sensor histidine kinase has protein sequence MGWIGKNRELVKPEDKSLYGVKRRNMHAFFGIMVIALALLTAVVSFAILLGFTPIIPSTFVTLVLIAVNSVWVLGLIAIACYELMPIIQAWRARRAASRLHVRIISLFALVATLPAVVVAIVAGVTLNQGLDRWFDTTTRQIVASSIDLANGYADETLQNLKNSSYAMALALDNRRLLALNPTEYRLQLTRHAAGRDLRGAFLLSPNGTVFLQSNLGGEDKLPIPPANLIVQATNGSPFTFQPGEHDYFGIILKLNDIPNTFLYLVRDVDERVLSALRLTEANTARYRDLNENRVPTQIAFAVLYLCLFLSLLISAIWTGIAVADRLVRPIRLLIGAADDVASGNMDVVVPVRAKDGDVGQLSRTFNYMVSELKSQRNELISARDQIDERRRFSEAVLAGVNAGVAGIDENGDVTTINRSAQTMFNLDPKEVVGNSLMSLNADIGQVFEVARSSGRKNHREQVTLSQDGRNRVYNVQVTMEENDGNGQSWVLTIDDITDLVEAQRSSAWADVARRIAHEIKNPLTPIQLSAERIRRRYGKVITDDRDVFDQCVDTIIRQVGDIGRMVDEFSSFARMPKPEMHLLDMREPLREAFFLVEVSRHDIKFERDLGEEPLMGEFDSRLIGQAFGNVIKNASEAIDAIAVDKAIEGHILVRSYREGDKLVADIIDNGKGLPKEQRQKLLEPYITTREKGTGLGLAIVRKIVEEHGGYMELHDAPVNFYNGRGAMIRMVFPAAGIGKSDVVKVDVEK, from the coding sequence ATGGGTTGGATCGGGAAGAATCGCGAATTGGTAAAACCGGAAGATAAAAGCTTATATGGCGTCAAACGACGGAATATGCATGCATTCTTCGGAATCATGGTTATTGCATTGGCTTTGCTAACGGCAGTTGTCTCTTTTGCTATTCTGTTGGGGTTTACGCCAATTATTCCAAGCACTTTCGTGACGCTTGTCCTTATTGCCGTCAATAGCGTTTGGGTGCTCGGGCTTATAGCTATCGCTTGCTATGAGTTAATGCCGATTATTCAAGCGTGGAGAGCAAGAAGGGCTGCTTCGAGACTTCACGTCAGAATAATTTCGCTTTTTGCACTTGTTGCAACATTGCCTGCCGTTGTGGTTGCAATTGTTGCCGGTGTAACACTCAATCAGGGGCTCGATCGTTGGTTTGATACAACAACAAGACAGATTGTGGCTTCCTCGATCGATCTCGCCAATGGTTACGCAGATGAGACATTGCAAAACCTGAAAAATTCTTCATATGCCATGGCCCTTGCACTCGATAACCGCAGGCTTCTGGCATTAAATCCCACTGAATACCGGTTACAGCTTACGCGCCATGCGGCAGGTCGTGATTTGAGAGGCGCATTTTTATTAAGTCCGAACGGAACGGTTTTTTTGCAAAGTAATCTTGGTGGTGAAGATAAATTACCGATACCGCCAGCAAATCTCATTGTTCAAGCGACAAATGGTAGTCCGTTCACTTTTCAACCCGGCGAGCATGATTATTTTGGTATCATATTAAAACTGAACGATATACCAAATACATTTCTTTATCTTGTACGGGATGTTGACGAACGCGTTTTATCGGCATTGCGTCTGACCGAAGCCAATACCGCACGTTATCGTGATCTTAACGAAAACCGTGTTCCAACACAAATTGCTTTTGCTGTCCTTTATCTTTGTCTGTTTCTCAGTCTGTTGATTTCGGCAATCTGGACAGGCATTGCGGTGGCAGACCGTTTGGTGCGCCCCATCCGTCTGTTGATCGGTGCGGCCGATGATGTCGCTTCCGGCAATATGGATGTTGTGGTTCCCGTTCGAGCCAAGGATGGCGACGTCGGTCAACTGTCCCGGACATTCAATTATATGGTGAGCGAGCTTAAAAGTCAGCGCAATGAGTTGATTTCTGCGCGTGACCAGATAGACGAGAGACGTCGTTTTTCGGAAGCAGTCCTTGCCGGTGTCAATGCAGGCGTTGCGGGAATTGACGAAAACGGGGATGTTACGACTATCAATCGTTCTGCGCAGACAATGTTCAATCTTGATCCGAAAGAAGTTGTCGGGAATAGTCTTATGTCGCTCAATGCGGATATTGGACAAGTATTCGAGGTTGCGCGTTCATCGGGACGCAAAAATCATCGCGAACAGGTTACACTTTCACAAGACGGACGTAATCGGGTTTATAATGTGCAGGTTACGATGGAGGAAAACGATGGTAACGGGCAATCATGGGTTTTGACAATTGATGACATAACCGATCTTGTGGAGGCTCAAAGATCAAGTGCATGGGCTGATGTTGCCCGCCGTATCGCCCATGAAATAAAAAATCCACTGACACCGATACAATTATCGGCCGAACGCATACGCCGCCGTTATGGTAAAGTGATTACGGATGATCGGGATGTCTTTGATCAATGTGTCGACACGATCATACGGCAAGTTGGCGATATCGGAAGAATGGTTGACGAATTCTCGTCTTTTGCCCGAATGCCTAAGCCGGAAATGCACCTGCTTGATATGCGGGAGCCGTTACGAGAGGCCTTTTTCCTTGTTGAAGTGTCACGTCATGATATCAAATTCGAGCGGGATTTGGGCGAAGAGCCACTCATGGGCGAATTTGACAGCCGGCTCATCGGGCAGGCATTCGGAAATGTGATAAAAAATGCAAGCGAAGCAATTGATGCAATTGCGGTCGATAAAGCGATCGAGGGACATATCCTCGTGCGTTCTTATCGCGAAGGGGATAAACTGGTTGCCGATATAATAGATAATGGCAAAGGCCTCCCCAAGGAACAAAGACAAAAATTATTGGAACCCTATATAACGACACGAGAGAAGGGAACCGGATTGGGACTGGCAATTGTGCGTAAAATTGTAGAGGAACATGGAGGCTATATGGAATTACATGATGCACCGGTAAATTTTTATAATGGTCGTGGTGCGATGATCCGTATGGTCTTTCCGGCAGCAGGTATTGGCAAATCTGATGTTGTTAAAGTAGATGTTGAGAAATAG
- a CDS encoding restriction endonuclease, translating to MNIWAMRTSRNSEKHINFVRDELENKGILRQGWGYCDEQDLRKIYAKQKAPNFDWKEYSSHELDAWRNAKMLGKYLPASWNPIQVGDIILVPNMPNDGFFTLCRVTGDYSYSKDTDVHDLRHMLPVEVITKGGVAYSNENVDAALRQSLRFRGRLWNINPYKDCVDKIISLVEKGKESVLREGADHVDRAKRTVAADIITSVDNLSETIVKKLRSVLQGAEWEPVLCYALDPLMRNIQIEHTGGPSECGADIVINIPNPFDELAPWIIVIQVKNYIGEIGVEVAEQLKKAIDSRSTQGQVIAAYVLTTADKISEDLKNALKDLYVEYKIPARCLNLSQIKQIITKGMLVASISN from the coding sequence ATGAATATTTGGGCAATGCGTACTTCGCGAAATTCAGAAAAACATATTAATTTTGTAAGAGATGAATTGGAAAATAAAGGCATACTTCGGCAGGGGTGGGGCTACTGTGACGAACAAGATTTAAGAAAAATATATGCTAAACAAAAAGCTCCTAATTTTGATTGGAAAGAATATTCATCTCATGAACTAGATGCATGGAGGAACGCAAAGATGCTTGGAAAATATCTTCCAGCTTCTTGGAATCCTATTCAAGTAGGTGATATCATCCTCGTTCCTAATATGCCTAATGATGGCTTCTTTACTTTATGCCGTGTCACTGGTGATTATTCTTATAGTAAGGATACAGACGTTCATGATTTGAGGCATATGCTTCCTGTTGAAGTTATCACCAAAGGTGGAGTTGCCTATTCTAATGAAAATGTTGATGCAGCATTGCGACAGTCTTTGAGATTTAGGGGAAGATTGTGGAATATTAATCCATACAAAGACTGTGTTGATAAGATTATTTCATTGGTAGAAAAAGGAAAGGAATCCGTTCTGCGTGAAGGGGCTGATCATGTGGACCGCGCTAAGCGGACCGTGGCCGCGGATATTATAACAAGTGTAGATAATTTATCAGAGACGATTGTCAAAAAATTACGTAGTGTTTTACAAGGAGCAGAGTGGGAACCTGTTTTGTGCTATGCTTTGGATCCATTAATGAGAAATATTCAGATTGAGCATACAGGTGGACCATCGGAATGTGGAGCTGATATTGTAATTAACATCCCAAATCCGTTTGACGAACTAGCCCCATGGATAATCGTTATTCAAGTAAAAAACTACATTGGTGAAATAGGTGTTGAAGTAGCAGAGCAATTGAAAAAAGCAATTGATTCGAGGTCAACTCAAGGACAAGTTATAGCTGCATATGTTTTAACAACAGCGGATAAAATCAGTGAAGATCTTAAAAATGCTCTAAAGGACCTTTATGTAGAATACAAAATACCAGCACGTTGTTTAAATTTATCTCAAATAAAACAAATAATAACAAAGGGTATGCTTGTTGCTTCTATATCTAATTAG
- the rirA gene encoding iron-responsive transcriptional regulator RirA has product MRLTKQTNYAIRMLMYCAANEGELSRVPEIAKAYSVSELFLFKILHPLVEAGLMQTVRGRNGGVKLAKPADEIFVSDVVKVTEENFAMAECFESGAIECPLVNSCGLNATLSKALKAFFDVLKATSIADLQRPTFRERLGIHEHDAHDENAKVLN; this is encoded by the coding sequence ATGCGGCTCACAAAACAGACGAATTACGCCATCCGGATGTTGATGTATTGCGCTGCTAACGAAGGAGAGTTGAGCCGCGTACCGGAAATTGCCAAAGCCTATTCGGTTTCCGAACTGTTTTTGTTCAAAATTCTTCATCCACTGGTCGAAGCCGGATTAATGCAAACCGTGCGTGGACGTAATGGCGGCGTTAAGCTTGCCAAGCCGGCTGACGAGATTTTTGTTTCCGACGTTGTGAAAGTTACAGAAGAAAATTTTGCAATGGCGGAGTGCTTTGAAAGTGGTGCCATTGAATGTCCGTTGGTAAATTCGTGCGGCCTCAATGCAACATTGAGCAAGGCTTTAAAAGCTTTTTTCGACGTGCTGAAAGCAACTTCCATTGCCGATTTGCAAAGACCAACGTTCAGGGAACGTCTCGGTATCCATGAGCATGATGCACATGATGAAAACGCGAAAGTTTTGAACTAA